Genomic DNA from Inediibacterium massiliense:
CTCCATTCTTCTATTCCTTTTAAATTATATTTTTTTAAAACTTTTTGATCATAGATGACCATTCCCTGTACAAATGGATAGATCTTTCTATTTTGATCTTCTTTATATTCAATAGTGACAACTTTTTCAAAATCTATTTCTCCATATCCCAAAAGATTTTTTGCTATATGTAACAATTGTGCTCCACCAAATATGAGAATAGATATAAAAATAATCATAAAAATCCTATAACGAATGGGTCTACGTCTTTTTTTCTTTTGCATTCCTACTCCTCCTGGTGTTTTATACTCAATCTTAATTTTATATTCTCTTAAGTTTTCATAAATCCTCTATATCTTATGCCCTATTTTCTTAGACAACGCAATAAATAAAATGAAAAATCCCATATATCCAAAGAAAGGATATAAAGTATGTACTAACCTTTTGAATCCAAACTGAGATAAGGGAATAGTAATGATACAAAATAAAATACATACAAAAATATGCTTAATCCTTATTTTCTGCTCAAGGGTCTGAATCAAAACAAACCCATTGGCAATAGCTGTAGTAAGCATGGCTCCCCAAAGCAAAATCCCATACATAGACTTAGCTTTTGTACTCACTAAAGATGCAATAGCCATCATAGGAATTTGTGCATCTTTAATTTGTGTATAACATAAATAAGTCGGTAAAAATAAAAATAAAAGCATACATCCTAATAATGCTCCTCCTAAAATCCCTCCTCCTAAAGCCACCTTTTTATGACTAAGTAAAGGATACATAGCACTCAATACGACTGCTGCTGATATCATATTATAACTTACATATAAAAGAGAAGACGTAATCCAATTTCCGCCTCCCTCATAACCTTCATAAAAAATATTGATAAATCCATTACTCTCTTTAGCTGTAAAAATTCCTATACATATAATTCCTATCATCATCAATGGTACAATGACACTATTGACCAATGCAAGACCATTCATACTGAAAATAAAAGTAAAAAAACAAATCATACTCATAAATAAGATACCTATTTCTTTTGAATATCCAAAGTATTCTTCAAATAAAGCTCCACTTCCTGCTAACATGACACAATAAAAAGATAAAAGCAGTAAAGATAAAAACCATTCTATCCCTTTTCCTACAAACTTTCCAAAAAAAGAAATGACAAAATCATGATAAGATGTAATTTTGTATTTATGTACCTGAAGCAAAACAAAACTTCCAAACAAACTAAATAAAATAGATGTTAGAATCACTCCATACAATCCATTCATTCCATTTCTCGTAAAAAAGTAAACAACTTCCTGCCCTGATGCAAAACCTGCTCCTATTAAAGTCCCTATATAAATACTTGCAACTTTCAAAACATTTTTTCTCAATCTTAGTCCCCCTTTATATAGTAGCATTTCTATTCATATTCTAATGATTTGTATTTTATATACATAAAAGCTTACTCTATTGTATGTGCTTTGGAAGTTGTCTCATGATTTTAAAAATTTTCCATTGTTTTTAACTTTGAAAATTCTATTATTTTCTAATCTAGTAAAAATAAGTGTTAATTATTTAACTTGTTATTTTTCTAATAATTACCAATTATTTAACATTATGTAAATTGTTAATATAGGTTTTCTATTGTTTTTTCAAAGTTGGTTTCGTTTTCCTATTTTTCTATTTTTTCTATTTTCCCTCTTTATTTGTATGGCAAAATATGTTATACTCAAAGTACAAAGTTAATTTTTTAACAAATTTATGTAGAAAGAAGATGATCAGCATGTTATTTCGTTTAATCACAATGTGCTTTGTGATCTTATTTATAAGATATGTAGCTGCTGTTAATCGAAAGGAAAGAGAAAAGGAAATCAAAAGAAAATATGAAGTGTACTAAAGATCAAGGCTTCTGGTAAACAGAAGCCTTTTTTTGACTATGCATTAAATTGAGATTTGATTTGTTGAATATCATTTTGATTTGCTGGTGCAGCAGGTTGATAATAACCCTTTTGCTCAGCAGTCTTATAAAGGTTGTATTGGAATGTTTCGCAGTTATTTCTCATTTGTTGAACAGCTTGACGAAACTGAGGATTGGATGCTTGTGTAATTACATTGGCATAACCTGTAATACTGCTATTGATCATAGACAATACGTCATTTACCATATCTTTTTCTTGCATTGATTTCCCTCCTATTGTAAAAATGATAGTAATTGTTGTTTTGTGTTTTGTGCATCTTGAGCAGACTTTTGAAACATTTGTTTAATTTGTGGGTCTGTTGCTTGTTGACCATAAGATTGAAGTTTTTGATATGCCGTCTCATGAGAACCAATAAGGTGTCTAATATTTTGAAGTTCTAATTGATTAAGTTGTGTCACTCATAACACTCCCTTCTTTTATTTTCAAATATAGTATCTTAAATTAAGGGGGCAATTATTCACAAAATACTTTTTTAAAATTTGGATTTAATTTCTTATAATAATATACACCACATATGCTATATAAGATGCAAATAAAACAAACCCTTCTTTTCTAGATAATTCATATTGGGTCTTAGAAAAAATAAAAAGTAATATCGTACCTACAATCATCAAGATAACATCTGTAAATATTGTCGAGTCAATAGCCATAGTAGAAACAGTAGAAGATGCTCCTAGTATAAATACAATATTAAAAATATTACTTCCTATAATATTTCCAACTGCAATATCACTTTGTTTTTTAATGGCTGCTGTAATGGATGTAATCATTTCTGGAAGAGAAGTTCCTATAGCTGCAATGGTAAGTCCTACTAATGTCTCACTAAGACCTAGATCTATAGCAATTTTTGTACTACTTCTCACTACAAATTCTCCTCCTAAAATAATAGCTCCCAAACCACCTAGACCAATAAATATATTTTTTTTCATACTTCCTATTTGAATGTCTTCCTCTGCCTCATTTTTTTCTAAACTATTTGCAGCTACTTCTAGTATGTAATATAAAAATATAATAAAAAAAGATAGTAAAACCAATCCATCTCCTCTTGTAAGTTGGTTTTTTATATTCATTTGAAACCTTTGATCCATCATCAGTACTAAAAGAAGAATACTAGATAATAAAGTAAAGGGTATTTCTTTTCGGATTGTCTCTTTTGCAACAGTGAGGGGACGAATCATGGCTGTAATTCCTAAAATAAAAGTCATATTGATCATATTACTTCCAACTACATTTCCTAGGGAAATCCCACTGTTTTGATTTAAAGCTGCTTTAATGCTTACTGCAGCTTCCGGTGAACTAGTTCCAAAAGCGACAATAGTAAGTCCAATAACAATAGGAGAAATTCTAAGGATTTTTGCCACATTAGAAGCTGCATCTACAAAATAATCTGCTCCTTTAATCAAAAACACAAAACCTAATAACAATAAAATATAAGTCATCATTCTACCCCCATTATCTTAAAAAATTCATATTATTAGTTTTACCCTTCCTATGAATATTTATCGAAAAAATATTTTTCAATGCATATCAATTGTATATTATAAAAAAATTAAATGATCTTTAGTATAGAAAAAATAAAATTTTATGATATTATATAAAGAGCGAAAGGAAGGAGAATCATATGTTTAAAACTATATATGTAGGAATTTATATTGTATTATATATGCTTGTTTTATTTCCTAAACTTTGGAAAATTAACAATCTAGAAAAAGAAGGAAAAATAGAAGAAATGAATCATCTTCTTCACAAAATAGCCTCTAAGTGGGGAAAAGCTACGGTAAATATTACAGGTTCGGAGATTTTAGTATCAGGTCTTGAAAATATTCCAGAAGGTCCTGTATTGTTTGTTGGAAATCATCAAGGATATTTTGATATTCCTATATTATATTCATCTATTCCAAAGCCTATATCCTTTGTTGCAAAAATAGAGCTTGGAAATATCCCTGTCTTTGGAGCATGGATGAGAAAACAAAGATGTATCTTTATTGATCGAGAAAACCCAAGACAATCTCTAAAAGCCATTCAAGAAGGAATCAAATCATTAAAAGGCGGTCATTCTATGGTTATTTTCCCAGAAGGAACAAGAAGTAAAAGTTCTCAAATGAATGAATTTAAAAAGGGAAGTTTAAAAATGGCTACCAAAGCAAAGGTTCCTATTGTTCCTATCACTATCGATGGTTCTTATAAGATATTAGAAGAAAACAAAAATAGAATCAAAGCATCTCAAGTAAAATTAACAATTTCAAAACCTATCTATACAGAAAATCTTTCTAAAGAAGAAGAAAATGAATTAAGTGAAAAAATATATAAAATTATTCAAAGTAATTTGAATTAAAAAAAGCTAGGACTATCCTAGCTTTTTTACAATGTAAAATTTTCTAAAATAAAATAATGAATATCCTTAGCCTATCTCATATCCCAATAAGAATATCCTCTACTGTGTGGATGATCTCGTACATCTAAGTGAGTAAATTTCTTATACACTCCTATTCCTGTAAAACCCATCTTGGTTGCAATCTTTGCAATCTCTTCTGGAGAAAATCCGTTTACTCTAATATCTACAGCTTTTCCCAATACATGCTGACTTCTTGGAGAACCTCCTACTTTTTTATTATAAGAAGGGGAACGATACCCAGAATTGATGATCATAGGTCTTCCTATTTTGTCTCTCATTTCTTGAAGGAGTCTTATAAGTCTGTAATCATATATAACTTCATTTTTTCCTTCTTTACATACAAACTCAGAGAGTTTGAAATTTTTAGATACATTCATATTTGATACAACATTAAACATTTTTAGTCCTCCATTTCATTATTTTTTTCTTTCATTTTTTTGAGTACCTTTACAATAAAAGCAGGCAAAGGAACTCCTAAGCCTGCAATATTTTCTGTAATGGATATACCTTCATTTGCTATATAAAAATAAATGGTCATGGTTCTAAAGACAGGATTTTGTGATGCGACTGCCAAATCTAGCTGATGAGCAAGAATAATGACAATAAAAATAGCCGCCTTTTTAAGCAGCCCCTTGTGTCCCATCTCACTGGATATTTCTTTGTTTTTATATCCTTTCATTAAACCTGTTATATAATCCATTATAATCAATATTACTAAAATATGAATAATTCTATTCCACTCTCCTATCAATATGCTCATACCAGTCCCTAAACCTACTATGATCATATTTATACTATTTTTTATATCCATTTGCATCGTCCTTTATTAAATTTTTGATGATTCATCTGGTTGTTAAAAACATTATATTGTTTCTATTTTCTATATGAGGATTACTTCACATAATTTCCCTATATCGACTTACTTGTATTAAGAATCTCTTGTTTTTCTGCTTCTGTAAGTGCTGAATACTCTGAAATAATTTCTTCTGCTGTTCGATTTTCTTCTTTCATTCTTCTAGATATTACTCTAATAAAAATATTTTTTTTCCAAGTAGACATTACATAGCACCCCCTATAAGACTCGCAATAGCATTTTCAACCTCTATAAGACTCTGTTTTGTTTTTTCAAATTCTGTTAATGGTGATGTTGATTGTAGTTCAAACTTTTCTTTCGACCACTCTCCATGTTCATATTTTCTCCATAAAAAATCTTCTGACATACTTTCTATCTGTATCATCCTTTTATTTCTAATTTCTCCACTTAAACATGAGATTCCAATGCAAACACAATTTTCATTTAATTGCGCGTAATAAAACATAATTTATCCTCCTTCATTTTTAGATTAAACTAACTACTTGCCAATCAAAATCATTTCCATCAGGGTACCTGTCTGTACTTTTAATCATTTCTATTTGAGTATTGCTATTAAATTTATATGCCATATCAAATTGTATTGGTGGGATAAAACTTCTCTCTATATTTATAGGAGATATGTTTACCTTTCCATGAGAAGAACGACCATGTTGAACACTTATACCTCTTTTAAATTCTAACACACTCCATCCTACAAGTGCATTTCCTGCTTGTGTTCCTTCCAATTCTAATTTATTGTGATAAAGTTTAACATTAATTCCTATTCCTAAATATGGACTCTTGTCTCTTTTACCACTAATTATTATGAATGATTTTGATAAATCTACTGAAGATATTGGAACAGTTACTCTACTTCTATAAACATAAGTAGAACCACTTTGTATATTTTTTAATTCTACACCTCCAATAAAGTTTCCATTAATACCAAAAATATTTACTCCCTGTTTTATATTTTCAGGTCTTAAATTGGATTCTCCTTTTACTATACCAGAACCATTATGATACCCTTTTGGTATTATTTGATTAAAAGTTGTAGGGTTAATAGTAAATGCATTGTGATTAGGCATAACACCTGTTTGCTTTTTCCCACCTTGATAAAAAGTTTTTCCATTTAAAACATCATTTGCCCTTGCTGTCGCATCTTTAGAAATGTCTTTTATTTTATTTGCTAATACACTAAATACCTCGCTTCCACTTGCATTTTGTCCCATGCCAGTAATAGCGGTAGCGATTTCTGTTTTTCCATTACTGGCAGATTGAAAAAGTTGATCGTAATCATCTTGTGTTAGTATTCTTTTCCACGAACTCCATGAATAATTTCCCCCCCATTGAGGATTTGTTCTTCCATACCGTATAAAAATATCAGAAGTACCATAAACAAAAGCTGTTTGTTTTTTTGTTCCAAATTTGTTCCCCTTATCCCTAGTCAGTGTAACAATATAACAAAAACTATTTGGAACTGGAGAGTTTGCATGCTTTGTTACTATAAAGCTCCTTGTGGTATTATTAGGATCATCATAATCATTACTAAATCTATAGATTGGATTTATGGTATCTGTTTCAAAATAAGTAGCTATACCATTTAACTGTTTATCTACACCATTTAATTTTTCTTTTAATTGTTTATTTTCACCTTGGTGCATAATAATTGCATCTTCTACAGTTCTTCCATTTTTCATAAAAACTACATCAGATTTAGTTTGAGGATAATATACATTTCCATTGTGATCCTCTATTCTTATCTTATTTTCAGCCATTTTTCATCCTCCTTACATCTTTTTAAAAAACAATTTTACTTCTTTTGCATTTGATACAGCTGTGCCAAATTTAACATGATCGCCAGGATTTCCTTTGTCTCCTTTAGGTCCTTGTGGTCCTCTCTCCCCTGTGGCTCCTTTTGCTCCAGTATCCCCCTTAGGTCCTTGAATGCCTTGATCTCCCTTATCTCCTTTGGGACCTTGTGGTCCTCTCTCCCCTGTAGCTCCTTTTGCTCCAGTATCCCCCTTCGGTCCTTGAATTCCTTGATCTCCCTTATCTCCTTTGGGGCCTTGTGGTCCTCTCTCTCCTGTGGCTCCTTTTGCTCCAGTATCCCCCTTAGGTCCTTGATCTCCTTTATCTCCTTTCGGACCTTGTGATCCAGTTGCTCCTTTGGGACCAGTTAACTTGCCAGCATTTAATTTCTGTTGAAATGTTTCACCATCGTCAAAAGTTACACAATCTGCACCAGTCAAAACATCTACTTCCTCCAAAATCGCCCCTGTCTTTTCATCTAACAATTGTACTCTTACTTTACTTTTAGCCATTTATATCTCCTCCTATTTTATATTTTTTTAATCCCCATGGTGGGACTAACCTTTATATTTTCTACTACTTGTGTAGGTACTTGATCAGTGATAAAAAAATAAAATGTTCCTTTTTTTCTTTCTCCTACAGGCACATTTTTTTCAGCCACTATTATTTCTGTTTTATCTTCTATTTTATTTTGTAGCTCTGTAATTTCATTATCTATTTTATCCATGTTCTCATTGATCACTTTAATATCTGCTGTTTCATGATCTAAAGGTTTTTTTAACTTTATGTTTCTAGTTAGCTCTGGCATCCTATCACCTTCCTTGTTCTCACTTCTTTCCAATTCATCTTCTTTACCTTTCCCCAAGTTGTCTGTCTCATTTGTAACCATGTAATATAAAGAAATTCATATAATATTTCTAGATGTGCAGGTTTAATTTCTTCAATAGCATTTTTTAAATCCTCTATATTCGGAGGCACTCCATAAACACTAGTAAATATAATATTGATCCTGCCATCAAAAGTAACCTCCACATCTCCATTTGTATAAGCATCTGCTACTAATTTGATAAGATTTCTATCTACTTTGCCTGTTCCTCTCCATTTGGACTTTATAGTGCTCCTTCTATCTTCATAGGTTTTATCTCTATCTGTTTGAATTCCAAGCTCTTTTTCATATATATCTAGTGTCCAAGTAGCTGTCTCTATAAATAATTGTCTTTCTAAATCCTTTAAATCTAATGTGATTTGATCTAATTCTTTTCCTTGTACTTTCATGAGTTCATGAAATATCTCTGATTTTTGCTCATAAAAGGGTAAATATTTTAACATTCTATTTTTAAGCAATGATAACCCCTCCTAGCACTGGAACTGCCTCTTCATGAATCATGATATTTTTCTTTTCATTATTGATAGTCAAATCAGAAAAATCCAGTATCCCTTTTGAATCTAATACAATACTTGCAATCTTATTGTAACTAACCTTGTTTTCTCTAAAGGCAATTTCTTTTAAATATAATTTTATATTTTCCTCTACATCTTTTTGAATCACTTCTTGTAAAATAGCAGTATCTTTCTCTGTAAGATGAAAGGATATATTTAAAAGTACAGGCTCTGCACTTACTACTTTACAAAAGGCTCCAATAGGAGCTTTGCCTTCCCCTAATCCTTTGGATCCAGGATCAATATATTCTTGTACTTCTTTAGCAAGCTCTATATTTGGTTTTTTCTCTTTATCAATAACTACTACCTTTACCGTATTCGGCTGATTATTAGGTAGAGGTATAACCCTTGCATCTCCTACTCCTGTTACTTCCTTTGCCCAATTGAGATAATGGTATTTATTTCCTGATGTGGCAGGAGTTCGAATACGCTCATAGTATCTTTGTAAAAGCTCTTCATCACTTTCTGCATCATAACCATTTGTAAACTCTTTTGGATTTATTACCTTTTTAATACCATTAAGAGTCACAGGAAAATATCTAATGGCTTCTGCTGGAACGTTCCCTATGATTCCATATACTTCACACTTTACCCATACCTCTACTTGTCCTTTATCATCTATAGTTTTATCTTCTTGTACGATAAAATCTACTGTATCACTAGAGACTTTATCATTTATACAAATCTTCGCTCCTTTTTTTCCTATAATTGTTACATAGCCTGTAGCTTGAGTGGCTAGTTTCCTTTTGATTCCTGTTTTCTCATATACCCTTTGCTCTAATTCTGTTTCTTTTAAGTTTTTGATTTCTAATTTATCTTCTAAATTTTTCATATCCTTTTTCATATACTCTAGCTCAATGGCAACAGGCTTTAGGGCATCATAAAAAAAAGACCCTTCTGATCGATCATAAATATTAGATACATTTTTAATCATTCTATCTTGTATCACTTCTTTATCCTCTAGCATAAGATTTCACCTCCTTATTAAAAGTTTCTTCATTTATTAAATTCACCTTAAAAGATAAATTTATATAAGATGCAACCTTCTTGATTTCAAAATGATAAACAGAAGCAATCATAGGATGTTTCATAAGAGATTGACTGATTTCTCTTTTTAATTCTGCTTCTATAAAATCCTTTGGAAGATTTTTTCCTATAATAAGATCTTCTACAATCACGCCATATTCATTTTTATCTTTTCTTTGATAGATTTTATATTTATATTTTTCTGTTCTTAATACTTTATCA
This window encodes:
- a CDS encoding spore coat protein, with protein sequence MQEKDMVNDVLSMINSSITGYANVITQASNPQFRQAVQQMRNNCETFQYNLYKTAEQKGYYQPAAPANQNDIQQIKSQFNA
- a CDS encoding calcium/sodium antiporter → MTYILLLLGFVFLIKGADYFVDAASNVAKILRISPIVIGLTIVAFGTSSPEAAVSIKAALNQNSGISLGNVVGSNMINMTFILGITAMIRPLTVAKETIRKEIPFTLLSSILLLVLMMDQRFQMNIKNQLTRGDGLVLLSFFIIFLYYILEVAANSLEKNEAEEDIQIGSMKKNIFIGLGGLGAIILGGEFVVRSSTKIAIDLGLSETLVGLTIAAIGTSLPEMITSITAAIKKQSDIAVGNIIGSNIFNIVFILGASSTVSTMAIDSTIFTDVILMIVGTILLFIFSKTQYELSRKEGFVLFASYIAYVVYIIIRN
- a CDS encoding lysophospholipid acyltransferase family protein, with protein sequence MFKTIYVGIYIVLYMLVLFPKLWKINNLEKEGKIEEMNHLLHKIASKWGKATVNITGSEILVSGLENIPEGPVLFVGNHQGYFDIPILYSSIPKPISFVAKIELGNIPVFGAWMRKQRCIFIDRENPRQSLKAIQEGIKSLKGGHSMVIFPEGTRSKSSQMNEFKKGSLKMATKAKVPIVPITIDGSYKILEENKNRIKASQVKLTISKPIYTENLSKEEENELSEKIYKIIQSNLN
- a CDS encoding YcbK family protein; protein product: MFNVVSNMNVSKNFKLSEFVCKEGKNEVIYDYRLIRLLQEMRDKIGRPMIINSGYRSPSYNKKVGGSPRSQHVLGKAVDIRVNGFSPEEIAKIATKMGFTGIGVYKKFTHLDVRDHPHSRGYSYWDMR
- a CDS encoding phage holin family protein gives rise to the protein MDIKNSINMIIVGLGTGMSILIGEWNRIIHILVILIIMDYITGLMKGYKNKEISSEMGHKGLLKKAAIFIVIILAHQLDLAVASQNPVFRTMTIYFYIANEGISITENIAGLGVPLPAFIVKVLKKMKEKNNEMED
- a CDS encoding pyocin knob domain-containing protein, which encodes MAENKIRIEDHNGNVYYPQTKSDVVFMKNGRTVEDAIIMHQGENKQLKEKLNGVDKQLNGIATYFETDTINPIYRFSNDYDDPNNTTRSFIVTKHANSPVPNSFCYIVTLTRDKGNKFGTKKQTAFVYGTSDIFIRYGRTNPQWGGNYSWSSWKRILTQDDYDQLFQSASNGKTEIATAITGMGQNASGSEVFSVLANKIKDISKDATARANDVLNGKTFYQGGKKQTGVMPNHNAFTINPTTFNQIIPKGYHNGSGIVKGESNLRPENIKQGVNIFGINGNFIGGVELKNIQSGSTYVYRSRVTVPISSVDLSKSFIIISGKRDKSPYLGIGINVKLYHNKLELEGTQAGNALVGWSVLEFKRGISVQHGRSSHGKVNISPINIERSFIPPIQFDMAYKFNSNTQIEMIKSTDRYPDGNDFDWQVVSLI
- a CDS encoding collagen-like protein, with translation MAKSKVRVQLLDEKTGAILEEVDVLTGADCVTFDDGETFQQKLNAGKLTGPKGATGSQGPKGDKGDQGPKGDTGAKGATGERGPQGPKGDKGDQGIQGPKGDTGAKGATGERGPQGPKGDKGDQGIQGPKGDTGAKGATGERGPQGPKGDKGNPGDHVKFGTAVSNAKEVKLFFKKM
- a CDS encoding putative phage tail protein; this encodes MLKNRMLKYLPFYEQKSEIFHELMKVQGKELDQITLDLKDLERQLFIETATWTLDIYEKELGIQTDRDKTYEDRRSTIKSKWRGTGKVDRNLIKLVADAYTNGDVEVTFDGRINIIFTSVYGVPPNIEDLKNAIEEIKPAHLEILYEFLYITWLQMRQTTWGKVKKMNWKEVRTRKVIGCQS
- a CDS encoding baseplate J/gp47 family protein, with the protein product MLEDKEVIQDRMIKNVSNIYDRSEGSFFYDALKPVAIELEYMKKDMKNLEDKLEIKNLKETELEQRVYEKTGIKRKLATQATGYVTIIGKKGAKICINDKVSSDTVDFIVQEDKTIDDKGQVEVWVKCEVYGIIGNVPAEAIRYFPVTLNGIKKVINPKEFTNGYDAESDEELLQRYYERIRTPATSGNKYHYLNWAKEVTGVGDARVIPLPNNQPNTVKVVVIDKEKKPNIELAKEVQEYIDPGSKGLGEGKAPIGAFCKVVSAEPVLLNISFHLTEKDTAILQEVIQKDVEENIKLYLKEIAFRENKVSYNKIASIVLDSKGILDFSDLTINNEKKNIMIHEEAVPVLGGVIIA
- a CDS encoding DUF2634 domain-containing protein; amino-acid sequence: MFPQVANLKMKEEKPKDLPRMGKSFLFDFDKGEFVIKDGRLVEVLGVDAIKGWIDKVLRTEKYKYKIYQRKDKNEYGVIVEDLIIGKNLPKDFIEAELKREISQSLMKHPMIASVYHFEIKKVASYINLSFKVNLINEETFNKEVKSYARG